The Kineothrix sp. MB12-C1 genome includes a window with the following:
- a CDS encoding citrate/2-methylcitrate synthase, whose product MISIDHNVYSQVTPEIVQLAKLSEQADIIESELFTQYDVKRGLRDVSGRGVLAGLTHISDVRANKMVDGIQTPIHGDLFYRGYNVKDLVTGFTKDNRFGFEETTYLLLFDKLPTDKELEDFSSLLSYYRSLPTSFVRDIIMKAPSRDMMNTLARSVLTLYSYDDRADDTSLPNVLRQSLQLISLFPLLSIYGYQAYSHYHDGKSLYIHPHRPELSTAENILHILRPDSSYTPLEARILDIALVLHMEHGGGNNSTFTTHVVTSSLTDTYSVIAAAIGSLKGPRHGGANIKVVQMFEDMKNNISDWEDEEQISDYLTRLLHKEAFDHAGLIYGVGHAVYSKSDPRAVIFKSFVEKLSEEKGLQKEFALYSLVERLAPEIIERERQIYKGVSINVDFYSGFVYHMLDLPLELYTPIFAIARISGWCAHRMEELANNGKIIRPAYKAIGEDRCYTDISKR is encoded by the coding sequence GTGATTTCTATAGACCATAATGTTTACTCCCAAGTTACTCCAGAGATCGTTCAGCTCGCCAAATTAAGTGAACAGGCTGACATCATCGAATCAGAACTATTTACACAATATGATGTTAAGCGGGGACTGCGAGATGTAAGCGGCAGGGGCGTACTTGCCGGGCTTACACATATCTCCGATGTACGTGCCAATAAAATGGTGGATGGCATACAGACTCCCATTCACGGCGATTTATTCTACCGCGGTTACAACGTCAAAGACCTGGTAACCGGTTTTACAAAAGATAACCGTTTCGGTTTCGAAGAAACCACCTACCTTCTACTATTCGATAAGCTGCCCACCGATAAGGAATTGGAAGACTTTTCTTCCCTGCTTTCCTATTACCGCAGCCTTCCTACCAGCTTTGTTCGTGATATTATTATGAAGGCGCCCAGCCGTGATATGATGAATACCTTAGCAAGAAGCGTTCTCACCTTATATTCCTATGATGACAGGGCAGATGATACCTCTCTTCCTAACGTGCTGCGACAGAGTCTCCAACTCATCAGCCTCTTTCCTCTGCTTTCTATTTATGGCTATCAAGCATATAGCCACTATCATGATGGTAAGAGCCTGTATATTCATCCCCACAGGCCGGAATTATCCACCGCAGAGAATATATTGCATATCCTTAGACCGGACAGCTCCTACACACCTCTTGAGGCACGGATTCTGGATATTGCTCTCGTATTACATATGGAACATGGCGGAGGCAACAACTCCACCTTTACCACCCATGTAGTCACCTCTTCTTTGACCGATACCTATTCCGTTATCGCGGCTGCTATCGGCTCCTTAAAGGGACCAAGACACGGCGGTGCTAATATTAAAGTGGTACAAATGTTTGAAGACATGAAAAACAATATTTCCGATTGGGAAGACGAAGAACAAATATCCGATTATCTCACCAGGCTGCTTCACAAGGAAGCCTTCGACCATGCCGGTCTCATCTACGGTGTTGGCCATGCCGTTTATTCCAAATCAGACCCGCGTGCTGTTATCTTCAAATCCTTTGTCGAAAAGTTATCTGAGGAAAAGGGACTGCAGAAGGAATTCGCTCTTTATTCTCTCGTTGAACGGCTGGCACCGGAAATCATCGAAAGGGAACGGCAAATATATAAAGGCGTAAGTATTAACGTAGACTTTTACTCTGGCTTTGTTTACCATATGCTGGATTTACCATTAGAACTTTATACTCCTATTTTCGCTATTGCCAGAATATCCGGCTGGTGCGCACACCGCATGGAAGAACTTGCCAACAACGGCAAAATCATCCGCCCGGCTTACAAAGCAATCGGGGAGGATCGCTGCTATACCGATATATCGAAAAGGTAA
- the deoC gene encoding deoxyribose-phosphate aldolase produces the protein MTNEQILQYIDHTQLKAFTTWEDIQVLCEEAMEYHTASVCVPPSYIKRIHDTYGEKVNICTVVGFPLGYSVTQAKVAEVNQAIEDGASEIDMVVNIGDVKNGDFRKVENEIRTLKQACGSHILKVIVETCYLTEEEKIALCKAVTAAGADYIKTSTGFGTNGATLEDVKLFKENIGPNVKIKAAGGVKTKEDLEVFLGEGCSRIGTSSAVSILGGGKAEGY, from the coding sequence ATGACGAACGAACAAATTTTACAGTATATAGACCACACGCAGTTAAAGGCATTTACCACATGGGAGGATATACAGGTATTGTGTGAAGAAGCGATGGAGTATCATACTGCTTCTGTATGTGTTCCTCCATCTTATATCAAACGCATTCACGATACTTATGGAGAGAAGGTCAATATATGTACAGTAGTCGGTTTCCCATTAGGCTACAGTGTAACGCAGGCGAAAGTAGCTGAGGTGAATCAGGCGATAGAAGATGGCGCTTCCGAAATCGATATGGTGGTGAATATCGGCGATGTGAAAAATGGCGATTTCAGAAAAGTGGAAAATGAGATAAGAACGTTAAAGCAAGCTTGTGGTTCTCATATTCTAAAAGTCATTGTGGAGACTTGCTATTTAACGGAGGAAGAGAAAATTGCTCTGTGTAAAGCGGTAACTGCGGCAGGTGCTGATTATATTAAGACTTCTACGGGATTTGGGACAAACGGTGCTACATTAGAAGATGTGAAGTTGTTCAAAGAAAATATCGGCCCTAATGTGAAAATAAAAGCAGCAGGCGGAGTGAAGACGAAAGAAGACTTGGAAGTTTTCTTAGGAGAAGGCTGCAGCCGCATTGGCACGTCATCCGCAGTAAGCATACTAGGCGGCGGAAAGGCAGAAGGATATTGA
- a CDS encoding aminopeptidase P family protein: protein MAQGIQRRLAALRSKMAEKKIDYYMIPTSDFHGSESVDDHFKVREYFSNFTGSNGTLVIGAETAGLWTDGRYFIQAEKELAGTGITLFRMFEEGVPDIPEFLQSNMGDGQTLGFDGRVVSTKEGKSLEEKLKDRNIRFAYAEDVADGLWEERPDLPKHEVMVLSEEISGQSMQEKLRAVRAAMKAAGTEYLMLSKLDDLMWLINIRGKDVACNPVALSYGFITLHEFYLFIQQEEVTEEFARYAKDNLIEIRDYEEVTDFLQRYDYKGRVFVDEGNLNYALYKILTQRAECQAGDNPTESLKAVKNQTELSHMEKVYLKDSAAVIKFIYWLKKNVGREEITELSAAEYMDGLRREIDGFLDLSFPTISAYKENAAMMHYDASPESAKKIEALGMLLLDSGGQYMGGTTDVTRTIVLGEIDPEIKKHFTKVAVGMLQLTAAKFLYGCTGRNLDILARQPLWDIGIDYKCGTGHGIGYILNVHEGPQGIRWRYAPGMKDAVLEEGMVISNEPGVYIEGSHGIRTENIIVVRKGEKNTDGQFMYFDTLTFVPIDRDAIDTAYMQPADIERLNRYHEEVYTRTKEYLTEEEKEWLKEVTKPLKI, encoded by the coding sequence ATGGCTCAGGGAATTCAGAGACGTCTTGCCGCTTTACGCAGTAAGATGGCAGAAAAGAAGATTGATTATTATATGATCCCCACTTCGGATTTTCATGGTTCCGAAAGTGTGGATGACCATTTTAAAGTGAGAGAATATTTTTCTAACTTCACAGGTTCGAACGGAACCCTCGTTATAGGAGCTGAAACGGCAGGGCTTTGGACGGACGGCAGATATTTCATTCAGGCAGAGAAAGAGCTGGCAGGAACAGGAATCACACTTTTTCGCATGTTCGAAGAAGGTGTACCGGATATTCCGGAGTTCTTGCAATCGAATATGGGAGATGGGCAGACGCTTGGATTCGATGGAAGGGTCGTAAGTACTAAAGAAGGAAAGTCGCTGGAAGAAAAACTAAAGGATAGGAATATTCGTTTCGCTTATGCGGAGGACGTGGCGGATGGATTATGGGAAGAAAGACCGGACTTACCGAAACATGAAGTGATGGTACTTTCGGAGGAAATCAGCGGACAGAGCATGCAGGAAAAGCTTCGCGCAGTACGGGCGGCTATGAAGGCAGCAGGTACAGAATACCTAATGTTAAGTAAACTGGATGATTTGATGTGGCTCATAAATATCAGAGGAAAAGATGTGGCTTGCAATCCGGTGGCGTTATCCTATGGTTTTATTACACTTCATGAGTTTTACTTATTTATACAACAAGAGGAAGTGACAGAAGAGTTCGCGCGTTATGCGAAGGACAATCTGATTGAAATCAGAGATTATGAAGAAGTAACAGATTTCCTGCAAAGATATGATTATAAAGGCAGGGTATTTGTGGATGAAGGCAATTTAAATTATGCCTTATATAAGATTCTGACGCAGCGGGCCGAGTGCCAGGCTGGTGATAACCCTACAGAAAGCTTGAAAGCGGTAAAAAATCAGACAGAGCTTTCCCATATGGAAAAGGTGTACCTTAAGGATAGCGCTGCGGTTATTAAATTTATTTATTGGCTGAAGAAGAATGTGGGAAGAGAAGAGATAACTGAGCTTTCGGCAGCGGAATATATGGATGGTCTGCGAAGAGAAATCGATGGATTTCTCGATTTATCCTTTCCGACGATTAGCGCATATAAGGAAAATGCGGCAATGATGCACTACGATGCTTCGCCTGAGAGTGCGAAAAAAATCGAAGCGCTGGGAATGCTGCTGCTGGATTCCGGCGGACAATATATGGGTGGAACGACCGATGTAACAAGAACCATAGTTCTCGGTGAAATCGATCCGGAGATAAAGAAACATTTTACGAAGGTGGCAGTAGGAATGCTGCAGCTTACGGCAGCTAAGTTCTTATATGGTTGTACAGGAAGAAATCTGGATATCCTGGCAAGGCAGCCCCTGTGGGATATAGGCATTGATTACAAATGCGGAACCGGACATGGCATCGGTTATATCTTGAATGTTCATGAAGGACCTCAAGGCATACGATGGAGGTATGCACCGGGAATGAAGGATGCAGTGCTCGAAGAGGGAATGGTGATTTCTAATGAACCGGGGGTTTATATCGAGGGCAGTCATGGTATCCGTACGGAAAATATAATCGTAGTGAGAAAGGGAGAGAAAAATACAGATGGGCAATTCATGTATTTCGATACCCTTACCTTCGTTCCTATCGATAGGGATGCTATTGATACGGCATATATGCAGCCGGCGGATATAGAAAGGCTGAACAGATACCATGAAGAAGTATATACAAGAACAAAGGAGTATCTGACAGAGGAAGAAAAGGAATGGTTAAAGGAAGTGACAAAGCCTTTAAAAATATAG
- a CDS encoding SpoIID/LytB domain-containing protein, which produces MNKKFLMDKNNKLFLKTLFCIIGILIVGYILVVSLCIGIVRQPEGEYIRLQDARILAEALWEENADSIDERNAAGDALLTYGQFLTLVQEISVKKGSGEWKDEQGNVIGDLTKWCEKEYKGKYKEEMYVLKEDWYSFYERLLIAYEMNSEIMLVTSVVLGSGEEVTDQDGNTFGSREMLTEEGAFSFRSDSFLQYKYQTVKAYRKDDVFLTVYEPVSRGYQLVNAWIMEAREKQLRVFLKGYEVKIAYERAEESAREQVADLEFADGKLQSVTVKEEKLSGKLLSVSEEGIEIEGYGKYPVRDGMKIYKLYGKLEEWEQKDLSIGYNFTDFVLEDGSICAGLVTRQEAMENIRIVIKNTSFTNAYHQKVELTADTDFVITYGDYKEPKKQEYKAGEKVLIEEGSEYLGGERIYVEPLALTGRIRLLSVERSQGTPSYRGKMEITKAPDGFVIVNEVLLEEYLYSVVPSEMPASYPIEALKAQAVCARTYAYRHMLSSGIARFGAHVDDSAGYQVYNNISEHADTTKAVKETTGQLLYYGESLCGSYYYSTSCGFGADSNIWKSDTPEDLSYLVPVRIGREEGTYTGEAMMDEDTFSSFIGQTFDSDYEREEAWYRWNYEVTKIDTEKILSILQKRYEANEKLILTKEKSGSFVAQPVKKLGDIKNIYIEKRTSGGAADELIIEGTKNTYKVISEHNIRYVLNDGESMVVRQDGSQIASPTLLPSAYMVLTIGKEDGIVVGYSLIGGGYGHGVGMSQNGAKAMANAGLDAKEILSFFYQSCEIQNAYDISGD; this is translated from the coding sequence ATGAATAAAAAGTTTTTAATGGATAAAAATAACAAGTTATTTCTAAAAACGCTGTTTTGTATTATAGGCATACTTATTGTCGGATACATATTAGTCGTTAGTTTATGCATCGGCATTGTCAGACAGCCTGAGGGAGAATATATAAGGTTGCAAGATGCCAGGATATTAGCTGAGGCACTATGGGAGGAAAATGCGGATTCGATAGATGAGAGGAATGCGGCAGGAGATGCCCTTTTAACATACGGACAGTTTTTAACGTTAGTTCAGGAAATATCCGTTAAGAAAGGGAGCGGTGAATGGAAAGATGAACAGGGAAATGTGATTGGGGATCTTACCAAATGGTGTGAAAAAGAATATAAAGGGAAGTATAAAGAGGAGATGTATGTTCTGAAAGAGGACTGGTATTCCTTTTATGAGCGACTTCTCATTGCCTATGAGATGAATTCTGAGATTATGCTTGTAACTTCAGTTGTGCTTGGGAGCGGCGAGGAAGTGACGGATCAGGATGGAAATACTTTTGGCAGCAGAGAAATGCTGACGGAAGAAGGGGCGTTTTCTTTTCGCTCCGATTCCTTTTTGCAGTATAAATATCAGACAGTGAAGGCTTATCGAAAAGACGATGTTTTTCTGACGGTTTATGAACCGGTGAGCCGGGGATATCAGTTGGTAAATGCGTGGATTATGGAGGCCAGGGAGAAGCAGTTAAGAGTATTTCTAAAAGGATATGAAGTTAAGATTGCCTATGAACGGGCAGAAGAATCTGCCAGAGAGCAGGTTGCGGATTTAGAATTTGCGGATGGCAAGCTGCAGTCGGTGACGGTAAAAGAAGAGAAGCTAAGCGGAAAGCTATTAAGTGTTTCGGAAGAGGGAATTGAAATAGAAGGATACGGCAAGTATCCGGTTAGAGATGGGATGAAAATCTATAAGCTTTATGGAAAGCTCGAAGAATGGGAACAAAAGGATTTAAGCATTGGCTATAATTTTACGGATTTTGTTTTGGAAGATGGCTCCATTTGTGCAGGGCTTGTCACGAGACAGGAAGCCATGGAGAATATTCGTATTGTCATAAAGAATACCTCCTTTACCAATGCATATCATCAAAAGGTGGAGTTGACGGCGGATACGGATTTTGTAATTACCTATGGCGATTACAAGGAACCGAAAAAGCAGGAGTATAAGGCAGGAGAAAAAGTACTTATCGAAGAAGGAAGCGAATACCTTGGAGGAGAGCGCATTTACGTAGAACCTCTGGCACTTACGGGCAGAATCCGCTTGTTGTCCGTGGAACGGTCACAAGGAACGCCTTCCTATCGTGGGAAAATGGAAATAACAAAAGCGCCGGATGGGTTTGTTATCGTGAATGAAGTGCTGTTGGAGGAATACTTATATTCGGTCGTTCCCAGCGAGATGCCGGCCTCTTACCCGATAGAGGCATTAAAGGCTCAGGCAGTATGTGCCAGAACATATGCCTATCGACATATGTTAAGTTCCGGTATCGCCAGATTCGGTGCTCATGTGGACGATAGCGCCGGATACCAGGTATACAATAATATTTCGGAACATGCGGATACGACAAAAGCAGTAAAAGAGACCACAGGTCAGCTATTATATTATGGAGAAAGTTTATGTGGTTCTTATTATTATTCCACCTCCTGTGGCTTTGGTGCGGATAGCAATATATGGAAATCGGACACACCGGAAGACTTGTCTTATCTCGTACCCGTGCGAATAGGAAGGGAAGAGGGAACGTATACTGGAGAAGCGATGATGGATGAGGATACCTTTTCTTCTTTCATCGGTCAGACCTTCGATTCCGATTATGAAAGAGAAGAGGCTTGGTATCGATGGAATTATGAAGTGACGAAGATCGATACAGAGAAGATTCTGTCTATCCTCCAAAAACGTTATGAGGCCAATGAGAAACTTATTCTGACGAAGGAAAAGAGCGGGAGCTTTGTGGCACAGCCTGTAAAAAAACTGGGCGATATCAAAAATATATATATTGAGAAGAGAACATCGGGAGGTGCTGCCGATGAACTTATTATTGAGGGTACGAAAAATACATATAAAGTCATCTCGGAGCATAATATCCGTTATGTGCTCAATGATGGAGAGAGTATGGTGGTAAGACAGGATGGCAGCCAGATAGCATCGCCGACCCTGCTTCCCAGCGCTTACATGGTTCTTACTATTGGCAAAGAGGACGGTATTGTGGTAGGATATAGCTTAATCGGTGGCGGCTATGGGCATGGAGTGGGTATGTCTCAGAATGGTGCCAAGGCCATGGCGAATGCAGGATTGGATGCGAAAGAAATTCTTTCCTTTTTCTATCAATCGTGCGAGATTCAGAATGCTTACGATATATCCGGTGATTAA
- a CDS encoding YihY/virulence factor BrkB family protein, with protein MLRRVIYICRDFNRQTNRKNISAFASSTAFFLFLSLIPMLVLLCAIIPYTSITEAALMRFITEMTPDMVDSLVVSIIGDVYDQSAGVISIAAIATLWSAAKGMLALIRGLNEINDVDENRSYVVLRGIASFYTILMLLVVLLSLVVMVFGNALVAGVIRSIPQSKKVFDFLMHFRLLFSFSVMILGFTMIYAYIPNKKLRFTWQIPGAVFSAVVWNVFSWAFSIYVTRVNDFNTYGNLATIVIIMLWMYMCMYIIMIGAFINRYFGPAYQFLFGPLKKKGLDNR; from the coding sequence ATGTTAAGAAGAGTTATTTATATTTGTAGAGATTTCAATCGACAGACGAATAGGAAAAATATTAGTGCATTTGCATCCAGCACTGCATTTTTCTTATTTCTATCTTTAATTCCCATGCTGGTTTTGCTCTGTGCCATCATTCCGTATACTTCGATTACGGAGGCTGCTCTTATGAGATTTATTACGGAGATGACACCGGATATGGTGGATTCCCTCGTTGTATCGATTATTGGAGATGTATATGACCAGTCGGCAGGTGTAATTTCGATTGCGGCAATCGCTACGCTTTGGTCGGCGGCAAAAGGAATGCTGGCCCTCATTAGGGGATTGAATGAAATTAACGATGTGGATGAGAATAGAAGTTATGTGGTGCTCCGTGGAATTGCTTCTTTTTATACGATATTGATGCTTCTTGTTGTTCTATTGTCGCTTGTTGTGATGGTATTTGGTAACGCATTAGTAGCCGGTGTGATAAGAAGTATTCCCCAGAGCAAAAAGGTATTTGACTTTTTAATGCATTTTCGACTGCTGTTTTCCTTCTCCGTTATGATTTTAGGATTTACGATGATTTATGCTTATATACCGAATAAAAAGCTGCGTTTTACCTGGCAGATTCCCGGTGCTGTATTTTCTGCGGTCGTGTGGAATGTCTTTTCCTGGGCTTTTTCTATATATGTGACAAGAGTTAATGACTTCAATACCTATGGGAATCTGGCGACCATCGTTATTATTATGCTTTGGATGTATATGTGTATGTATATCATTATGATAGGGGCCTTTATCAATCGGTATTTTGGCCCGGCTTATCAGTTCTTGTTTGGCCCTTTGAAAAAGAAGGGACTTGACAATCGCTGA
- the pheS gene encoding phenylalanine--tRNA ligase subunit alpha, with translation MRERLEQIKAEALKQIESSDALEKLNEIRVSYLGKKGELTAVLKSLKDVAPEERPKVGQFVNEAREEIEKVLEEYKVKMERMIRESKMKEEVIDVTLPAKKQNVGHRHPNTIALEEVERIFVGMGYEVVEGPEIERDYYNFEALNIPDGHPAKDEQDTFYITGDILLRSQTSPTQVHEMEKGYLPIRMLAPGRVFRSDEVDATHSPSFHQIEGLVIDRNITFSDLKGTLAEFAKELFGESTKVKFRPHHFPFTEPSAEMDVSCYKCGGNGCRFCKGSGWIEILGCGMVHPHVLEMSGINPEEYTGFAFGVGLERIALLKYEIDDMRLLYENDIRFLRQF, from the coding sequence ATGAGAGAGAGATTAGAACAAATTAAGGCAGAAGCCCTTAAACAAATTGAGTCAAGTGATGCACTGGAAAAGTTAAATGAGATTCGAGTGAGCTACCTTGGAAAGAAAGGTGAGCTTACCGCAGTTTTAAAAAGCCTAAAGGACGTAGCCCCGGAAGAGAGGCCTAAGGTTGGACAGTTCGTCAATGAGGCAAGAGAAGAGATTGAAAAAGTATTAGAAGAATACAAAGTAAAAATGGAACGTATGATTCGTGAATCTAAAATGAAAGAAGAAGTGATCGATGTGACGCTTCCTGCGAAGAAACAAAATGTGGGACATCGCCATCCGAATACGATCGCACTCGAGGAAGTGGAGCGAATCTTTGTGGGGATGGGTTATGAAGTGGTGGAAGGCCCTGAAATAGAAAGGGACTACTATAACTTCGAGGCTCTTAACATTCCTGATGGACATCCGGCGAAGGATGAGCAGGATACCTTCTATATTACCGGAGATATTCTTTTAAGATCGCAGACTTCTCCTACGCAGGTACATGAAATGGAAAAAGGATACCTGCCTATTCGTATGTTGGCGCCGGGAAGAGTATTCCGTTCCGATGAGGTGGATGCTACCCATTCTCCTTCCTTCCATCAGATAGAGGGATTGGTTATTGATAGAAATATTACGTTCTCAGACTTAAAAGGAACCCTTGCAGAATTCGCAAAAGAGTTATTCGGAGAAAGCACAAAGGTGAAATTCAGACCCCACCATTTCCCGTTTACAGAGCCCAGTGCGGAGATGGATGTTTCTTGTTATAAATGCGGAGGAAACGGATGCCGTTTCTGTAAAGGCTCCGGCTGGATTGAAATCTTGGGCTGCGGCATGGTACATCCGCATGTTCTCGAAATGAGCGGTATTAATCCGGAAGAATATACAGGATTTGCATTCGGTGTAGGTCTGGAACGTATTGCGTTGCTGAAATATGAGATCGATGATATGCGTCTGCTTTACGAGAACGACATCCGTTTCTTGAGGCAGTTCTAG
- the pheT gene encoding phenylalanine--tRNA ligase subunit beta: MNTALSWIKAYVPELECTDQEYCDAMTLSGTKVEGYQRLDKNLEKIIVGQIDKIEKHPDADKLIVCQVNVGNEVVQIVTGAPNVKEGDKVPVVLDGGKVAGGHDGGALPAGGIEIKAGKLRGIPSFGMMCSIEELGATREMYPEAPEYGIYIFEDDVIVGADAIEVLGLRDTVFEYEITSNRVDCYSVLGIAREAAATYRKPFLIPEIVVQENGEKVEDYISVEVQDPDLCSRYVARVCTNIKIGPSPKWMQRRLAASGIRPINNLVDITNYVMEEYGQPMHAFDLDTIAGHKIIVRRAKDGDEFQTLDGQVRKLDKEVLMICDAEKEIGIAGIMGGENSKITDEVKTVLFEAATFNGTNIRKSAKRIGLRTDASSKFEKGLDPNNAEAAINRACQLIQELGCGEVVSGLVDVCAPVKEKVQIKFEPEKINKLLGTDISREEMLQIFGMIELTYVEETGMLIIPSFRQDILGFADIAEEVARFYGYDKIPVSLPRGEATTGKLPFKLRIEQKARDIAEFCGFSQGMCYSFESPKVFDKLLITQDSELRRAITIANPLGEDFSIMRTVSLNGMLTSLATNYNRRNKDVKLYELGNIYVAKSLPLTELPDERMQFTLGMYGEGDFFTMKGVVEEFFDSIGMNKKVAYNPEAGKSFLHPGRQAEIVYEGKIVGYLGEIHPEVCDNYDIGTKVYVAVLDMPEVVPFATFDRKYEGIAKYPAVSRDISMVVPKNILVGQIEEMIEQRGGKLLESYQLFDIYEGAQIKEGFKSVAYSITFRAKDRTLEEGDVSAAMKKILNGLEGMGIELRQ; this comes from the coding sequence ATGAATACAGCATTATCATGGATTAAAGCATATGTACCGGAATTAGAATGCACCGATCAGGAATATTGTGATGCGATGACATTGTCCGGAACAAAGGTAGAAGGCTATCAGCGGTTAGATAAGAACTTGGAAAAGATAATAGTGGGACAAATCGATAAGATTGAGAAGCATCCCGATGCGGATAAATTGATCGTATGTCAGGTAAATGTAGGAAATGAAGTTGTTCAAATTGTTACCGGTGCGCCCAACGTGAAGGAAGGCGATAAGGTACCGGTAGTTCTTGACGGAGGCAAGGTAGCAGGAGGACATGATGGAGGAGCTCTTCCGGCAGGTGGAATTGAAATTAAGGCGGGAAAGCTGCGTGGAATTCCTTCCTTCGGTATGATGTGTTCGATTGAAGAACTCGGAGCGACCAGGGAAATGTATCCGGAAGCGCCGGAATACGGTATTTATATATTCGAAGATGATGTGATTGTCGGGGCGGATGCTATCGAAGTCTTAGGCCTTAGAGATACCGTATTTGAATATGAGATTACATCCAATCGTGTAGATTGTTATAGTGTACTCGGTATTGCAAGAGAAGCGGCGGCTACCTACAGAAAGCCTTTCCTTATACCTGAAATCGTAGTGCAGGAGAATGGCGAAAAAGTAGAAGACTATATATCCGTTGAGGTGCAGGATCCTGACTTGTGTTCCCGCTATGTGGCGAGAGTCTGTACTAATATTAAAATAGGTCCCTCACCGAAATGGATGCAAAGACGTTTGGCAGCGAGCGGCATTCGTCCCATTAATAATCTTGTGGATATTACGAACTATGTAATGGAAGAATACGGTCAGCCGATGCATGCTTTTGATCTGGATACCATTGCGGGACATAAAATTATTGTCCGCCGTGCGAAGGATGGAGATGAGTTCCAGACGTTGGACGGTCAAGTGAGAAAATTGGATAAAGAAGTGCTGATGATTTGTGACGCGGAGAAAGAAATAGGTATTGCCGGAATTATGGGAGGCGAGAACTCTAAAATTACGGATGAAGTGAAAACAGTTTTATTCGAGGCAGCTACTTTTAACGGCACCAATATTCGTAAATCAGCCAAAAGGATCGGACTTCGCACCGATGCTTCCAGCAAATTTGAAAAAGGGCTTGACCCGAACAATGCAGAGGCTGCGATTAACAGGGCTTGTCAATTGATACAGGAGCTGGGCTGCGGAGAAGTGGTGAGCGGACTTGTGGACGTATGTGCGCCTGTCAAGGAAAAAGTACAGATTAAGTTTGAGCCGGAGAAAATTAACAAATTATTAGGCACTGATATTTCGAGGGAGGAAATGCTCCAGATTTTCGGGATGATTGAGCTTACCTACGTAGAAGAAACAGGAATGCTTATAATTCCTTCCTTCCGTCAGGATATTTTAGGATTTGCAGATATCGCGGAAGAAGTGGCAAGGTTTTATGGATATGATAAGATTCCTGTATCTCTTCCCCGCGGTGAGGCTACAACCGGAAAGCTCCCCTTTAAATTACGCATTGAACAAAAAGCGAGAGATATTGCAGAATTCTGTGGTTTTTCGCAGGGAATGTGCTATTCCTTTGAAAGTCCGAAAGTATTCGATAAGTTATTAATTACACAGGACAGTGAGTTGAGAAGAGCAATTACCATAGCAAATCCTCTCGGTGAGGACTTCTCGATTATGAGGACTGTTTCCTTAAATGGAATGCTGACCAGTCTTGCTACGAATTATAATAGAAGAAATAAAGATGTAAAATTATATGAGCTTGGTAATATTTATGTAGCGAAATCCCTTCCTCTGACGGAGCTTCCTGATGAGAGAATGCAATTTACACTCGGTATGTATGGCGAGGGTGATTTCTTTACGATGAAGGGTGTTGTAGAAGAGTTCTTTGACAGTATCGGCATGAATAAGAAGGTAGCTTATAATCCGGAAGCAGGAAAGTCCTTCCTTCATCCCGGACGTCAGGCAGAGATTGTCTATGAAGGAAAGATTGTGGGTTATCTGGGAGAGATACATCCGGAGGTATGCGATAACTACGATATTGGAACGAAGGTGTATGTGGCAGTGCTGGATATGCCCGAGGTAGTTCCCTTCGCAACATTTGATAGAAAATACGAAGGTATTGCGAAATATCCTGCCGTATCCCGCGATATCAGTATGGTAGTTCCGAAGAATATCCTGGTAGGACAGATTGAAGAAATGATTGAACAACGAGGCGGCAAGCTTCTGGAGTCATATCAGTTATTTGATATTTATGAAGGGGCACAGATTAAAGAAGGCTTCAAGTCAGTGGCTTATTCCATTACGTTCCGTGCAAAGGACAGAACCTTAGAAGAGGGAGATGTGAGTGCGGCTATGAAGAAGATATTGAATGGACTTGAGGGCATGGGAATTGAGCTTCGTCAATAA